In Sphingobium sp. EP60837, one genomic interval encodes:
- a CDS encoding nuclear transport factor 2 family protein, which yields MNERETADRLAINELLARYCHAIDQHRWKDLRALFADDAQVDFTAFGGPKGGADMLIAFLRPVVEGLTGSYHSTASIMCNLDGDSASVRSAAHVVMTAKGSDGSEQNNHIGLWYEDELTRTAAGWRFARRTQKRAWVDAAVP from the coding sequence CCGATCGGCTGGCCATAAATGAGCTGTTGGCCCGATATTGCCATGCGATCGATCAGCACCGGTGGAAGGACCTGCGCGCCCTGTTCGCAGATGATGCGCAGGTCGATTTCACGGCCTTCGGAGGTCCAAAGGGCGGCGCGGATATGCTGATCGCCTTTCTACGGCCTGTGGTGGAGGGGCTGACAGGCAGTTACCATTCGACCGCCAGCATCATGTGCAACCTCGATGGAGACAGCGCGTCGGTCCGTTCGGCGGCGCATGTCGTGATGACAGCCAAAGGGTCGGACGGGAGCGAGCAGAACAATCATATCGGCCTCTGGTACGAGGACGAACTGACGCGCACCGCTGCCGGATGGCGTTTTGCCCGACGAACGCAGAAGCGGGCTTGGGTGGACGCCGCCGTACCCTGA
- a CDS encoding TonB-dependent receptor translates to MRKTLYPIVSFIALAAPGLALAQNSAPGAATSEGSDIVVTARRREERLQDVPIAVSAVDASALDSRGLDNVTQVGQIAPNIQFTPGQGGNSGGIAPFIRGVGENDFIITSDPAVGVYIDGVYVARTFGATTELLGIDRIEVLRGPQGTLFGKNTVGGAINIVSAIPGREQKITADLRYGSFNTVRGRVYAETPLSDQWSLGVAALGEFGEGWQKIPSGKNLGNRNVVAGKVALHYDGEGLDAVLQVDGLRRRQHSAPHSMIAFTPTFFSILQSTFLAPCCTVPGDIDRTDSTPALNKDQTDAVNASLTLTKEFGGATLKSITAYRYVDALFGRDGDASAAINYAGDIHDERARQISQELQLSLDLGGRGTLLLGAFAYREKTRDNTRLIVADGLYPALVAAGLDPFPIAPGFAIPASSLDFNIDFRNRQRTDNLALFANGNYELADGLSLELGARYTWEKKKFFQSAMRIYSGEPLLAGTPSYTLEKSWDAFTPRASISYKFRPNLMTYASYSRGFRSGGFNGRPTSVEEIGSYDPEYLTAYEAGLKAGFGGVATINLAVFRNEYRDQQILVSTVSPTTGLIVVRNENAGRSRIQGIELEGAFKVSQRFTVTGALGLLDAKYLDYVSVINGVPTDVSDRKLKQAPDITANASVVYEAPLSEDVDAVFRLDAAYKSQVFVDAENTPLLRQPDHAILNASAELRLADSGLSVRAGVDNITDRRIITAGYDASTSFGFTEAYYSPPRRYSITLALRR, encoded by the coding sequence ATGCGCAAGACGCTTTATCCGATAGTCTCATTCATTGCCCTTGCAGCGCCCGGACTGGCGTTGGCGCAGAACAGTGCGCCTGGAGCGGCCACATCAGAGGGTAGCGACATCGTCGTCACCGCCCGCCGCCGCGAGGAACGGCTACAGGACGTGCCGATCGCGGTTAGCGCCGTCGATGCCTCAGCACTCGACAGCCGTGGCCTCGATAATGTGACGCAGGTCGGCCAGATCGCGCCCAATATCCAGTTCACACCAGGTCAGGGCGGCAACAGCGGCGGCATCGCGCCGTTCATTCGCGGCGTCGGCGAAAATGACTTCATCATCACATCAGACCCGGCGGTTGGCGTCTATATCGATGGCGTCTATGTCGCGCGCACTTTTGGCGCGACGACCGAATTGCTGGGCATCGACCGGATAGAAGTACTGCGCGGGCCGCAGGGCACGTTGTTTGGGAAAAATACCGTGGGCGGCGCGATCAACATCGTGTCGGCCATTCCGGGTCGCGAGCAGAAGATCACAGCCGACCTGCGCTATGGTTCGTTCAACACGGTGCGCGGACGGGTCTATGCCGAAACGCCTTTGTCCGACCAATGGTCGCTGGGCGTCGCGGCGCTCGGCGAATTCGGCGAGGGCTGGCAGAAGATTCCCTCGGGCAAGAATCTGGGCAACCGAAATGTCGTCGCGGGCAAGGTCGCGCTCCATTATGACGGCGAAGGGCTGGACGCAGTGCTGCAGGTCGATGGCCTGCGCCGGCGGCAGCATAGTGCGCCGCACAGCATGATCGCCTTCACCCCGACCTTCTTTTCGATCCTGCAATCGACATTCCTTGCACCCTGCTGCACGGTGCCCGGCGACATAGACCGGACCGATAGCACGCCTGCGCTCAACAAAGACCAAACCGACGCAGTCAACGCATCGCTGACCCTGACCAAGGAATTTGGCGGAGCAACTCTGAAGTCAATCACCGCCTACCGCTATGTCGATGCGCTGTTCGGGCGTGACGGCGACGCATCGGCGGCGATCAATTATGCGGGCGATATCCATGATGAACGCGCGCGGCAGATCAGCCAGGAACTGCAGCTTTCGCTCGATCTGGGTGGGCGCGGCACATTACTGCTGGGCGCCTTCGCCTATCGCGAGAAGACCCGCGACAATACGCGGCTGATCGTGGCGGATGGGCTCTATCCGGCGCTGGTCGCAGCGGGCCTGGACCCCTTCCCGATTGCGCCCGGTTTCGCTATCCCGGCCTCGTCGCTCGACTTCAACATCGACTTCCGCAATCGGCAGCGCACCGACAATCTCGCGCTTTTCGCGAACGGCAATTACGAACTGGCTGACGGTCTTTCGCTGGAGCTTGGCGCGCGTTACACATGGGAAAAGAAGAAGTTCTTCCAGTCGGCGATGCGTATTTATTCGGGCGAGCCGTTGCTGGCTGGCACGCCGAGCTATACGTTGGAAAAGAGCTGGGACGCTTTCACGCCGCGCGCGTCGATCTCTTACAAGTTCCGGCCGAACCTGATGACCTATGCTTCCTATTCGCGGGGCTTCCGGTCGGGCGGGTTCAATGGGCGGCCCACCTCGGTCGAAGAAATCGGCTCCTATGACCCGGAATATCTGACCGCTTATGAAGCGGGTCTGAAGGCGGGTTTCGGCGGCGTCGCCACGATCAACCTCGCCGTGTTCCGCAACGAATATCGCGATCAGCAGATCCTGGTGTCCACGGTCAGCCCGACTACTGGCCTGATCGTCGTGCGGAACGAGAATGCCGGGCGCTCGCGCATCCAGGGTATCGAGCTGGAAGGCGCGTTCAAGGTGTCGCAGCGCTTCACTGTGACCGGCGCGCTTGGCTTGCTCGACGCCAAATATCTGGACTATGTTTCGGTAATCAACGGCGTCCCGACGGATGTCAGCGACCGCAAGCTGAAACAGGCGCCCGACATCACCGCCAATGCGAGCGTGGTTTATGAAGCGCCGCTCAGCGAAGATGTGGACGCGGTCTTCCGCCTCGACGCCGCCTATAAGAGCCAGGTCTTTGTCGATGCCGAAAACACGCCGCTGCTGCGGCAGCCCGACCATGCGATCCTCAATGCGAGCGCCGAGTTGCGCCTTGCGGACAGTGGCCTGTCGGTGCGGGCGGGCGTCGATAACATCACCGATCGCCGCATCATCACGGCGGGTTATGACGCGTCCACCAGCTTTGGCTTTACCGAAGCCTATTATTCGCCGCCGCGCCGCTACAGCATCACGCTGGCCCTGCGGCGCTGA